Proteins from a genomic interval of Nostoc sp. TCL240-02:
- a CDS encoding pitrilysin family protein yields MNQIGRSILDLLRRLFVTLLALLVFWWGLLPEIALAQTKTAPPQEAKTQTPPVQNSIQPYLDRVIKQLTEFRLDNGLKFLVLERHQAPVVSFLTYANVGGVDESDGKTGVAHFLEHLAFKGTTRIGTQDYKAEKPLLEKLQQLDTQIKAAKADGKKDEVARLETEFKQVESQAGKLVKQNELGQIVEQAGGVGLNANTSTEATRYFYSFPANKLELWMSLESERFLDPVIRREFYKEKDVILEERRLRVENSPIGQMVEKFIDTAYKVHPYKRPVIGYDQDIRNLTPDDVQNFFDTHYVPSNLAIAIVGDVNPTEVKKLAQAYFGRYKAKTKAVEQIPVEPPQKQTREVTVQLPSQPWYLEGYHRPAVTHPDNAVYEIIGSLLSDGRTSRLYKSLVEKQRLALNAQGYSGFPGDKYPNLIFFYALTAPGHTVDEVAVALRQEIDKLKTEPVAAVDLERVKTQARAGLLRTLDSNMGMAQQLLEYEVKTGSWRNLFKQLDDISAVTTADIGRVAKETFTPGNRTIGKLLSKEG; encoded by the coding sequence ATGAACCAGATCGGTCGGTCAATTTTGGATTTATTACGGCGGTTGTTTGTCACTTTGTTGGCTTTGCTCGTCTTCTGGTGGGGATTACTACCAGAAATTGCTCTAGCTCAAACTAAAACTGCACCTCCTCAAGAAGCCAAAACTCAAACTCCACCAGTTCAAAATTCGATCCAACCTTATCTGGATCGAGTCATTAAACAGTTAACGGAATTTCGTCTTGACAATGGTCTAAAATTCCTTGTCCTGGAACGACATCAAGCGCCTGTAGTTTCTTTTCTTACTTATGCAAATGTGGGTGGTGTGGATGAGTCAGATGGTAAAACCGGTGTAGCTCATTTTTTGGAACATTTGGCGTTTAAAGGTACAACGCGCATTGGCACACAAGACTACAAAGCAGAAAAACCTCTGCTAGAGAAATTGCAGCAGTTAGATACTCAAATTAAAGCAGCAAAAGCCGATGGCAAAAAAGATGAAGTTGCGCGGTTAGAAACTGAATTTAAGCAAGTAGAATCACAAGCCGGTAAGCTTGTCAAGCAAAACGAATTGGGGCAAATTGTCGAACAAGCGGGAGGTGTGGGTTTAAATGCCAATACTTCAACCGAAGCTACCCGTTATTTTTACAGCTTTCCTGCCAATAAGCTGGAACTTTGGATGTCGCTGGAGTCGGAACGATTTCTCGATCCGGTAATTCGTCGTGAGTTTTATAAAGAGAAAGATGTCATTTTAGAAGAACGACGGCTGCGAGTGGAGAATTCACCGATTGGGCAAATGGTGGAAAAATTTATCGATACTGCTTATAAAGTGCATCCTTACAAGCGTCCGGTAATTGGTTATGACCAAGATATCCGCAATCTGACACCAGATGATGTCCAAAATTTCTTTGATACTCACTACGTACCAAGTAATTTAGCGATCGCAATTGTCGGAGATGTTAACCCGACTGAGGTGAAAAAACTAGCGCAAGCTTATTTTGGTCGCTATAAAGCAAAAACCAAAGCTGTTGAACAAATCCCGGTGGAACCACCACAAAAACAAACACGGGAAGTTACTGTACAACTACCTTCTCAACCCTGGTATTTAGAAGGTTATCATCGTCCGGCAGTTACTCATCCAGATAATGCAGTCTATGAAATCATTGGCAGTTTATTAAGTGATGGGCGCACATCGCGGTTGTATAAGTCTTTAGTAGAAAAACAGCGTTTGGCGTTAAATGCTCAAGGTTACAGTGGATTTCCTGGAGATAAGTACCCAAATCTGATCTTTTTCTATGCTCTCACGGCTCCTGGTCATACAGTTGATGAAGTGGCGGTGGCTTTGCGCCAAGAGATTGACAAATTAAAAACTGAGCCTGTAGCGGCGGTTGATTTGGAACGGGTGAAAACTCAAGCACGGGCGGGTTTGTTACGTACCCTCGATTCAAATATGGGGATGGCTCAACAATTGTTGGAATATGAGGTGAAAACTGGCTCTTGGCGGAATTTGTTTAAGCAGTTGGATGATATTTCGGCGGTGACGACGGCTGATATTGGGCGAGTGGCGAAGGAGACGTTTACGCCGGGAAATCGCACGATTGGGAAGTTGTTGTCGAAGGAAGGTTAA
- a CDS encoding TetR/AcrR family transcriptional regulator, with amino-acid sequence MRVFNSSPPSEAQTRTRILQAAQRLFASQGFDGTTTRDLAQAAGVAEGTLFRHFPNKKAILVEVATSGWVEILTDLLTELSEMGSYKAVAQVMRRRMWNFQKNADLMRVCFMEVQFHPDLRDRIQLEVITKMTDVGEAFFQTAMDKGIYRQGDAKLVAKVFLGMFAIAGFSNNTLIEPDASPQQMQEMAEGLADIFLNGVLAKD; translated from the coding sequence ATGCGAGTTTTTAATTCTTCCCCACCCTCAGAGGCTCAGACGCGCACCCGAATTTTACAGGCAGCACAACGGTTGTTTGCCTCTCAGGGATTTGACGGCACTACCACCCGTGATTTAGCGCAGGCGGCAGGTGTGGCTGAAGGCACTCTATTTCGTCATTTTCCCAATAAAAAAGCAATTTTAGTAGAAGTAGCCACGAGTGGCTGGGTAGAGATTTTAACAGATTTGCTAACAGAATTAAGTGAAATGGGCAGCTATAAAGCTGTAGCTCAAGTGATGCGTCGCCGGATGTGGAACTTTCAAAAAAATGCCGATTTGATGCGCGTTTGTTTTATGGAGGTGCAATTTCACCCCGATTTACGCGATCGCATTCAATTAGAAGTCATTACCAAAATGACCGATGTCGGCGAAGCATTCTTTCAAACAGCGATGGATAAAGGCATTTATCGCCAAGGGGATGCCAAGCTGGTAGCTAAAGTTTTTTTGGGAATGTTTGCGATCGCAGGTTTTTCTAACAACACCCTCATCGAACCTGACGCTTCCCCCCAACAAATGCAAGAAATGGCCGAAGGACTCGCTGATATCTTCCTTAATGGTGTTTTAGCTAAGGATTAG
- a CDS encoding DUF4332 domain-containing protein has product MSAKNTNNRNLLASRDWPIEQLPGLSHDEQSQLQNCGIITTVALVKQGKTLEARLALANKLQIHLQYVNKWMALADLARIPSVGVQYCGLLLHAGIGSVTQLAQTPTHRLHQQIMRLQVATMQRRDLCPAIELVQQWSQQAQAIR; this is encoded by the coding sequence ATGTCTGCTAAAAATACAAATAATCGAAATCTGCTCGCATCTCGTGACTGGCCAATCGAGCAATTACCTGGACTGAGCCATGACGAACAATCACAACTGCAAAATTGTGGTATTATTACCACAGTAGCGCTAGTCAAACAAGGCAAGACTCTAGAGGCACGGCTGGCGTTAGCAAATAAATTACAGATTCATCTTCAGTATGTAAATAAATGGATGGCTTTAGCTGACTTAGCGCGTATTCCCAGCGTAGGCGTACAATATTGTGGTTTATTGCTTCACGCAGGTATTGGTTCTGTAACCCAATTGGCACAGACACCCACTCACAGATTGCACCAACAAATCATGCGCTTGCAAGTAGCAACAATGCAGCGCCGAGATTTGTGTCCAGCGATTGAGCTAGTACAACAATGGAGTCAGCAAGCGCAAGCAATTAGGTGA
- a CDS encoding IS4 family transposase — translation MIINSFPKIVKDILKSLPKNDYPVLNSRLFFECWLSYALDNSLTSMRDLFNRLNNNCFEVDISTFSKANLHRSQKPFQEIYQKLNELVQKEVQKKLHNKYAICPIDSTIITLTSKLLWVLGHHQVKLFSSLNLSTGSPEDNFINFGHDHDYKFGSKMMSSLPINAVGVMDRGFAGLKFIQELVQENKYFVLRIKNNWKLEFDGSNGLVKVGASDDAQAYRVINFCDLETKTEFRLVTNLPESGDAAVHDDEIRDIYRLRWGVELLWKFLKMHLKLDKLITKNVNGITIQIYVSLIAYLILQLLSIPEQWGHTLLDKFRYLQSCMCQKISYVHWFEEMMFC, via the coding sequence GTGATTATAAATTCATTTCCCAAAATTGTCAAAGATATACTGAAAAGCCTGCCAAAAAACGATTATCCAGTATTGAACAGTCGTCTGTTTTTTGAGTGCTGGCTATCCTATGCCCTGGATAACAGCTTAACAAGTATGCGAGATTTGTTTAACAGATTAAATAACAATTGTTTTGAGGTAGATATTTCTACTTTCTCTAAAGCAAATTTACATCGAAGCCAAAAACCTTTTCAAGAGATTTACCAAAAATTAAATGAATTAGTACAGAAGGAAGTTCAAAAAAAGTTACACAATAAATATGCAATTTGTCCAATAGATTCAACAATTATTACTCTCACAAGTAAATTGTTATGGGTACTAGGTCATCATCAAGTCAAGCTGTTTAGTTCCTTAAATCTCTCCACAGGAAGCCCAGAAGATAACTTCATCAATTTTGGACATGACCATGATTATAAATTTGGTTCCAAAATGATGTCTAGTCTCCCAATAAATGCTGTTGGAGTAATGGATAGGGGTTTTGCTGGATTAAAATTTATCCAAGAATTAGTACAAGAAAACAAATATTTTGTTTTGCGGATAAAAAACAATTGGAAACTAGAATTTGATGGCTCAAATGGATTGGTCAAAGTTGGTGCATCTGATGATGCTCAAGCTTATAGAGTAATTAATTTCTGTGATTTAGAGACAAAAACCGAGTTTCGCTTAGTGACTAATTTACCAGAGTCGGGAGATGCAGCTGTTCATGATGATGAAATTAGGGATATTTATCGATTACGTTGGGGAGTTGAATTGTTGTGGAAGTTTTTAAAGATGCACTTAAAACTTGACAAACTCATTACCAAAAACGTCAATGGTATTACCATACAAATTTACGTGAGCTTGATAGCCTATCTGATTTTACAGCTTTTATCTATTCCCGAACAATGGGGACATACACTATTAGATAAATTCCGCTATCTTCAATCTTGTATGTGTCAGAAAATCAGCTATGTTCATTGGTTTGAGGAGATGATGTTTTGCTGA
- a CDS encoding DUF29 domain-containing protein: MTPIPKSTAQLYELDFVAWAEKTVQLIRAGQFEQVDWDSVIEEIDNLGRSDRRELKSRLEVLLQHLLKWQYQSNLRSGSWRNTINEQRNRITDLLEESPSLKSYPEEVLAQCYDRGLKAASNETELPINTFPVECPYPIAQVLDAEFLPDAIDL, from the coding sequence ATGACACCGATTCCGAAAAGTACAGCCCAGTTGTATGAACTAGACTTTGTAGCATGGGCAGAAAAAACTGTACAACTCATTCGTGCTGGACAATTTGAACAGGTAGATTGGGATAGTGTGATTGAGGAAATTGATAACTTGGGACGGTCAGATCGGCGAGAATTGAAAAGCCGCCTGGAAGTATTATTACAGCATTTGCTAAAGTGGCAATATCAGTCTAATTTGCGGAGTGGCTCTTGGCGAAATACGATTAATGAGCAACGTAACCGGATTACAGATTTGTTAGAAGAGAGTCCCAGCCTCAAGTCATATCCAGAAGAAGTGTTAGCTCAATGTTACGATCGCGGATTGAAAGCTGCTAGTAATGAAACTGAACTACCAATAAATACCTTTCCAGTGGAATGTCCTTATCCAATTGCCCAAGTTCTCGATGCTGAGTTTTTACCGGATGCGATTGATTTGTAA
- a CDS encoding PhzF family phenazine biosynthesis protein, which yields MGQIITQVDAFTNRPFAGNPAAVCVLHTRQNERWMQNVAQEMNLSETAFLFRQDDGFNLRWFTPTIEVPLCGHATLASAHVLWSEGYLSADEVARFYTKSGVLIAKLQGEWIELDFPVNHSQETVAPRELKAALGVPYKSVFLNSFGYLVELESEDLVRQIQPNFQILKTLPISEVIVTSITDSDSEYDFVSRLFAPGLGIDEDPVTGATHCCLAPFWRDRLHKDELLAYQASRRGGVVKVRYTGGDRVFLAGQAVTVMRGELFTA from the coding sequence ATGGGACAAATCATTACTCAGGTTGATGCTTTTACCAATAGACCTTTCGCAGGAAATCCTGCTGCTGTCTGTGTTTTGCATACTCGCCAAAATGAACGCTGGATGCAGAATGTGGCGCAGGAGATGAATTTATCTGAGACAGCTTTTTTATTTAGACAGGATGATGGCTTCAATCTGCGTTGGTTTACGCCGACGATAGAAGTGCCTCTTTGTGGTCATGCAACCTTAGCTAGTGCCCATGTACTTTGGTCAGAGGGGTATTTGTCAGCTGATGAAGTTGCGCGTTTTTATACTAAAAGCGGAGTACTGATTGCTAAGTTACAAGGTGAGTGGATTGAGTTAGATTTTCCCGTCAATCACTCACAAGAAACAGTCGCCCCGCGAGAACTCAAGGCTGCTTTGGGTGTACCGTACAAATCTGTTTTCTTGAATTCCTTTGGTTATTTGGTGGAATTGGAATCTGAAGATTTAGTACGGCAAATACAGCCTAATTTCCAAATATTGAAAACATTACCTATTTCTGAAGTTATTGTCACTAGCATTACCGACTCTGATTCTGAATATGATTTCGTCTCTCGCTTATTTGCACCGGGTTTAGGGATTGATGAAGACCCTGTAACTGGGGCAACTCATTGCTGTCTCGCTCCTTTTTGGCGCGATCGCTTACACAAAGATGAGTTATTGGCTTATCAAGCATCTCGTCGCGGTGGAGTGGTAAAAGTCCGCTATACCGGAGGCGATCGCGTCTTTCTCGCCGGACAAGCGGTAACTGTTATGCGAGGTGAGTTATTTACCGCATAA
- a CDS encoding aminopeptidase P family protein: MLIPQTSTSFIDCLRLRRQKLANLIKFPVILWSGSNSPRNFPANTFPFRANSHFLYFAGLPLSNAAIRLEAGRLELFIDDQSPSSALWHGETPTREEIAQKIGADVAGSMTELESWLEDAVTLAVQDAATWTQQSQLLNRWVLPQSPPQGIDLDLAKAIASIRLTHDEAALTELRKAATVTVQAHKAGMAATPQAKLEAEVRAAMEGVIIAHNMTTSYNSIVTVHGEVLHNEHYHHPLQPGDLLLADVGAETEIGWAGDVTRTWPVSGKFSSTQRDIYNVVLAAHDACIAKIQPGVEYEDIHLLAATVIAEGLVELGIFQGNPQDLVEMDAHALFFPHGIGHLLGLDVHDMEDLGDIAGYEEGRQRSDRFGLGYLRLNRPLRPGMLVTIEPGFYQVPAILNDPNLRSKYQNVVNWQRLSEFADVRGIRIEDDVLVTPAGSEVLTAALPNDADTIENLVNA; the protein is encoded by the coding sequence ATGCTTATCCCACAAACTTCTACTTCTTTCATCGATTGTTTACGCCTCCGACGGCAAAAACTAGCAAACCTCATTAAGTTTCCCGTCATTCTGTGGTCAGGTAGCAACAGTCCCCGCAACTTTCCAGCAAATACCTTTCCGTTCCGCGCTAACAGTCATTTCCTCTATTTTGCCGGACTGCCATTATCAAATGCGGCAATTCGTTTAGAAGCCGGCAGGCTAGAACTATTCATCGACGATCAATCACCCAGCAGCGCCCTTTGGCATGGAGAAACGCCAACGCGCGAGGAAATAGCGCAGAAGATTGGGGCAGATGTGGCAGGGTCAATGACAGAATTGGAATCTTGGCTAGAAGATGCCGTCACACTTGCTGTACAAGATGCAGCAACATGGACGCAACAATCACAGCTATTAAATAGATGGGTTTTACCCCAAAGTCCTCCCCAAGGAATTGACTTAGATTTAGCCAAAGCGATCGCTTCTATCCGCCTCACCCACGATGAAGCTGCATTAACCGAGTTGCGAAAAGCTGCTACTGTCACTGTTCAAGCCCACAAAGCTGGGATGGCAGCAACACCTCAAGCCAAGCTAGAAGCAGAAGTTCGTGCAGCGATGGAAGGGGTAATTATTGCCCATAACATGACCACTTCTTACAACAGTATTGTCACCGTTCATGGTGAAGTTTTGCATAACGAACATTATCATCACCCTTTGCAACCAGGTGATTTACTACTTGCTGATGTTGGCGCTGAAACTGAGATAGGTTGGGCAGGTGATGTAACTCGCACATGGCCAGTTTCGGGTAAGTTTTCATCTACCCAGAGAGATATTTATAATGTAGTATTGGCGGCTCATGATGCTTGCATTGCCAAAATACAGCCTGGTGTAGAGTATGAAGATATTCATCTACTAGCTGCCACGGTTATAGCTGAAGGTTTAGTAGAGTTAGGCATTTTCCAAGGAAATCCCCAAGATTTAGTAGAGATGGATGCCCACGCGCTGTTTTTCCCTCATGGTATTGGTCATCTACTGGGTTTAGATGTCCATGATATGGAAGATTTGGGAGATATAGCAGGATATGAAGAAGGACGGCAAAGGAGCGATCGCTTTGGCTTGGGCTACCTGCGTTTAAATCGTCCCTTGCGTCCAGGAATGTTAGTCACAATTGAGCCTGGTTTTTATCAAGTACCAGCAATTTTAAATGATCCTAATCTGCGCTCAAAATATCAAAATGTAGTTAATTGGCAGCGTTTATCTGAATTTGCCGATGTGCGCGGAATCCGCATTGAAGATGATGTTTTAGTTACCCCAGCAGGTAGCGAAGTTTTAACAGCCGCCTTACCAAATGATGCCGATACTATAGAAAATTTAGTCAATGCCTGA
- a CDS encoding DsbA family protein, with protein sequence MNGDRILELIHGEAAKKAAVAALAEYEQFGCPGVPTWVVEGKRFWGKDRVDWVVEKVKQLS encoded by the coding sequence TTGAATGGCGATCGCATTCTTGAGTTAATTCATGGCGAAGCAGCCAAAAAAGCAGCAGTCGCAGCCTTAGCAGAATACGAACAGTTTGGCTGTCCCGGAGTCCCCACTTGGGTAGTGGAAGGCAAGAGATTTTGGGGAAAGGATCGCGTTGATTGGGTTGTCGAAAAGGTAAAGCAATTATCTTAA
- a CDS encoding toll/interleukin-1 receptor domain-containing protein — protein MTDVFISYSRKDKEFVQKLHTSLQQYHQDTWVDWQDIPITADWWFEIEAGIEGANTFVFIISPDSITSKICHQEIEHAVKHNKRLIPLVRRENSEMMQVHPALSKYNWLFFRDVDDFASAFQALIKAIDTDLDHVRTHTHLLVRANEWDKKSRDASYLLRGSALADAEQWLTQNVYKEPEATNLHREYITASLTAETASLFYRNLVIFINNFYKLITSFRRSKRDIFPLLVEWGFYLLATVNIFLVVFNITYIPWRDFYFLKLPQITQIYDPIKGIEPHRDTKNYLQTVDALEEQISQTGLQSSQVNSRLEQIRRLSNEMIDTNPFAAVGKSGTFEKIRNRIRDRTGNKSAKQSFSLFWSQAYLYEKGWNREINFFNQKIRPLISQNYYRSFGEDGEPVDNFWLIDLPFNIIFTVELLLHSLYVAKKLNISYGEALRTRWYDYFWLIFTAHGVWLRLLRIIPYSVRSYQLGVVEKVLQGRLMTVRIVKALLAPKGR, from the coding sequence ATGACTGATGTTTTTATTTCATATTCCCGAAAGGATAAGGAGTTTGTCCAAAAACTTCATACATCACTTCAACAATATCATCAAGATACTTGGGTAGACTGGCAAGATATCCCGATTACAGCAGACTGGTGGTTCGAGATTGAGGCTGGAATTGAGGGCGCTAACACCTTTGTCTTCATTATCAGTCCAGATTCGATAACTTCAAAGATTTGCCATCAGGAGATTGAACATGCTGTTAAACACAACAAGCGGCTAATACCGCTTGTGCGACGAGAAAATTCTGAAATGATGCAAGTGCATCCTGCCTTATCAAAGTATAATTGGTTGTTCTTTAGGGATGTAGATGATTTCGCAAGTGCTTTTCAAGCGTTGATAAAAGCAATTGATACAGATTTAGATCACGTTCGTACCCACACACACTTGCTGGTGCGTGCTAATGAATGGGATAAAAAAAGTCGTGATGCCAGTTATTTGCTACGCGGTAGTGCCTTGGCAGATGCCGAGCAATGGTTAACGCAAAACGTCTATAAAGAACCAGAAGCAACAAATCTTCATAGAGAGTATATTACTGCCAGTCTCACAGCCGAAACTGCATCTCTTTTCTACCGGAATCTAGTTATATTTATTAATAATTTTTATAAACTGATTACCAGTTTCCGACGTTCAAAACGGGATATTTTTCCTTTGCTTGTTGAATGGGGATTTTACCTTTTAGCTACTGTTAATATATTTCTGGTAGTCTTTAATATAACCTATATTCCTTGGCGTGATTTTTACTTCCTAAAACTTCCACAAATTACCCAGATTTATGACCCAATTAAAGGTATTGAACCTCATCGAGACACGAAAAACTATTTACAAACAGTAGATGCACTAGAAGAACAAATCAGCCAAACAGGGTTACAGTCGTCTCAGGTAAATAGCAGACTAGAGCAAATAAGGCGTCTTAGCAACGAGATGATTGACACTAACCCATTTGCAGCCGTGGGTAAGAGTGGTACTTTTGAAAAAATTAGAAATCGAATACGGGATCGCACTGGTAACAAGTCTGCAAAACAGTCCTTTAGTCTTTTTTGGAGTCAAGCATATTTATATGAAAAAGGCTGGAACCGAGAAATTAATTTTTTTAACCAGAAAATCCGACCCTTAATTTCACAAAACTACTACCGCAGTTTCGGAGAAGATGGCGAACCTGTGGATAATTTTTGGCTAATTGATTTACCTTTTAATATTATATTTACAGTTGAATTATTACTTCACTCATTATATGTTGCTAAAAAACTAAATATCTCTTATGGAGAAGCTTTAAGAACACGATGGTATGATTACTTCTGGTTAATATTTACGGCTCATGGGGTTTGGTTACGTTTGCTGCGTATCATTCCCTATTCTGTCCGCTCGTACCAGTTAGGGGTAGTTGAAAAAGTTTTGCAGGGAAGACTTATGACTGTCCGCATTGTCAAAGCTTTACTTGCACCCAAAGGCAGGTAA
- a CDS encoding Uma2 family endonuclease yields the protein MTSNILLQPTEIVHLSGISWQTYENLLTELSASRRLRLTYNRGTLEIMVPSPEHESYKKVLGRFVETLAEELEVNIQPLGSTTFKRPELIGAEPDECFYIKNIQLIKGKKRINLQQDPPPDLVVEVDITSSSKNRFEVYADMGVPEIWLYDGNDFSINILENQKYISVERSLAFPNLPLTEISNFLEQVGEKDYLELIKEFRQWVKSQI from the coding sequence ATGACTAGCAACATACTGCTTCAACCTACAGAAATCGTCCACCTATCAGGTATAAGTTGGCAAACTTATGAAAACTTACTAACTGAACTTAGTGCTAGTCGCCGCCTCCGGCTTACTTACAATCGAGGTACTTTAGAAATCATGGTTCCTTCGCCTGAACATGAGAGTTATAAAAAAGTCTTGGGTCGATTTGTTGAAACTCTAGCGGAAGAATTAGAAGTCAATATTCAACCCCTTGGTTCTACTACTTTCAAACGTCCAGAACTGATTGGTGCAGAACCAGATGAATGCTTTTACATTAAAAATATCCAGTTAATAAAAGGCAAAAAAAGAATTAATTTGCAACAAGATCCTCCGCCAGATTTGGTAGTGGAAGTTGATATTACTAGCAGTTCTAAAAATCGCTTTGAAGTCTATGCTGATATGGGTGTGCCTGAAATCTGGCTATATGATGGTAATGATTTTAGTATTAACATTTTAGAAAATCAAAAATATATATCTGTTGAACGGAGTTTAGCATTTCCCAATCTGCCATTAACAGAGATTTCTAACTTTTTAGAACAGGTGGGAGAAAAAGATTATTTGGAATTAATTAAAGAATTTCGCCAATGGGTTAAAAGCCAAATTTAA
- the ffh gene encoding signal recognition particle protein: protein MFDALSDRLEAAWKKLRGQDKISQSNIQDALREVRRALLEADVNLQVVKDFISEVEAKAQGAEVVTGVRPDQQFIKIVHDELVEVMGEENVPIAEAQEKPTIILMAGLQGTGKTTATAKLALHLRKLERSCLLVATDVYRPAAIDQLLTLGKQIDVPVFELGSDADPVEIARQGVERARAEGVNTVIIDTAGRLQIDEDMMAELARIKATVQPHETLLVVDAMTGQEAANLTRTFHDQIGITGAILTKMDGDSRGGAALSVRKISGAPIKFVGVGEKVEALQPFYPDRMASRILGMGDVLTLVEKAQEEFDLADAEKMQEKILSAKFDFTDFLKQLRMLKNMGSLGGFIKMIPGMNKLSDDQLKQGETQLKRCEAMINSMTRQERHDPDLLASSPSRRRRIASGSGYRESDVTKLVGDFQKMRSLMQQMGQGGFPGMPGMFGGGGGMGNAFAGAGNRPAAPGWRGYGGDAGTKKKKTKEKKKKGFGNL, encoded by the coding sequence ATGTTTGATGCTCTATCTGACCGTTTAGAAGCCGCCTGGAAAAAACTGCGGGGACAGGACAAAATTTCTCAATCCAACATTCAAGATGCATTGCGCGAAGTGCGCCGCGCCTTGTTGGAGGCAGATGTTAACCTCCAGGTAGTCAAAGATTTTATTAGCGAAGTCGAAGCCAAAGCCCAGGGAGCCGAAGTAGTTACCGGCGTGCGACCTGACCAACAGTTCATCAAAATTGTTCACGATGAACTGGTGGAGGTAATGGGAGAAGAAAATGTTCCGATCGCAGAAGCCCAGGAAAAGCCGACTATTATCTTGATGGCTGGGTTGCAAGGTACTGGTAAAACCACAGCTACGGCTAAGTTAGCCTTACATCTGAGAAAATTAGAGCGTAGCTGCTTGTTGGTGGCGACAGACGTATATCGCCCAGCCGCGATCGACCAGTTGCTGACGTTGGGTAAGCAAATTGACGTACCAGTATTTGAACTAGGAAGCGACGCAGATCCCGTAGAAATCGCTCGACAGGGTGTAGAACGCGCTAGGGCAGAAGGTGTAAACACAGTAATTATTGATACTGCTGGTCGTCTGCAAATTGACGAAGATATGATGGCGGAATTAGCCCGCATCAAAGCAACTGTTCAACCCCATGAAACTCTCTTGGTGGTGGACGCAATGACCGGTCAAGAGGCAGCAAATCTGACCCGCACCTTCCACGATCAAATCGGAATTACTGGGGCGATTCTCACCAAAATGGATGGTGATAGCCGTGGTGGTGCAGCGCTTTCTGTGCGAAAGATTTCGGGAGCGCCAATTAAGTTTGTGGGCGTGGGTGAGAAAGTCGAGGCACTGCAACCCTTTTATCCCGATCGCATGGCATCCCGAATTTTGGGCATGGGCGATGTGCTAACCCTGGTAGAAAAAGCCCAGGAAGAGTTCGATTTAGCAGATGCTGAGAAAATGCAGGAGAAAATCCTGTCAGCGAAGTTTGACTTTACTGACTTTCTCAAGCAGTTACGGATGCTGAAGAATATGGGATCTCTGGGAGGCTTTATCAAGATGATCCCAGGGATGAACAAGCTCTCAGACGATCAGCTTAAGCAGGGAGAAACCCAGCTAAAGCGCTGCGAGGCCATGATTAACTCCATGACTCGCCAAGAACGCCATGACCCCGATTTATTAGCCAGTTCTCCCAGTCGGCGGCGGCGGATTGCTTCTGGCTCTGGTTATAGAGAGTCAGATGTGACTAAACTAGTGGGTGATTTCCAAAAAATGCGATCGCTCATGCAGCAAATGGGTCAAGGTGGCTTCCCTGGAATGCCGGGAATGTTCGGCGGTGGTGGCGGTATGGGCAACGCCTTCGCTGGTGCAGGTAATCGTCCCGCAGCCCCCGGATGGCGGGGTTATGGTGGTGATGCAGGCACGAAAAAGAAAAAAACCAAAGAGAAAAAGAAAAAAGGGTTCGGCAATCTTTAA
- the rpsP gene encoding 30S ribosomal protein S16: MIKLRLKRFGKKREASYRIVAINNLARRDGRPLEELGFYNPRTDEVRLDVPGIVKRLQQGAQPTDTVRRILVKANVFEQVSATTAAS, translated from the coding sequence ATGATCAAACTGCGCTTGAAACGATTCGGTAAAAAACGGGAAGCAAGTTACCGTATTGTCGCCATTAACAACCTCGCTCGCCGTGATGGCCGTCCCCTAGAAGAATTGGGATTTTATAACCCCAGAACTGATGAAGTGCGATTAGACGTTCCCGGTATCGTCAAGCGACTACAACAAGGCGCTCAACCCACTGACACCGTACGTCGCATTCTAGTAAAAGCTAATGTTTTTGAACAGGTCAGTGCAACAACAGCCGCATCATAA